A single genomic interval of Streptomyces graminofaciens harbors:
- a CDS encoding NAD(P)/FAD-dependent oxidoreductase, giving the protein MPQPTIPRIAVVGAGVSGISAAYHLRDRARITIFDREDRIGGHANTVEVEENGRTLGIDTAFVVFNRPAYTNLCEFFEELGVEMVEHKGAFNFFDLDSGLEYGTREFDLAEEEVAARYSEEFLTIWRDARRFHTEGRRDFVRKKADIPLGEYLDRGGYSQAFRTSYVILLCSAVWSIPAELIWKMPASTAIAFFMGHDEGGLGGREVDWRTVGGGSISYVRKALAAIGADIRTGEPVTSIRQDDDGVMVTTAKGSERFDHVVVGAHADEALAMLDNPTERQREVLSKVRYNGSRVVLHTDPSVMPADRERWEAWNYGKVQVDGQDRTYVAYYMNKLHGFTAEKDYFVTLDYPREVAPESVIAEFPYTHPIIDVPVREMQKDIYDVNIGTRVKLCGSYFHAKRHGVDQIGSHEAGYSSGMDVARQIVGEL; this is encoded by the coding sequence ATGCCGCAGCCCACCATTCCCCGTATCGCCGTCGTCGGTGCCGGTGTCTCCGGTATCTCCGCGGCCTACCACCTGCGCGACCGCGCCCGCATCACGATCTTCGACCGCGAGGACCGGATCGGCGGCCACGCCAACACCGTGGAGGTCGAGGAGAACGGCAGGACCCTCGGCATCGACACGGCGTTCGTCGTGTTCAACCGGCCCGCCTACACGAACCTCTGCGAGTTCTTCGAAGAGCTGGGCGTGGAGATGGTCGAGCACAAGGGCGCCTTCAACTTCTTCGACCTGGACAGCGGCCTGGAGTACGGCACCAGGGAGTTCGACCTCGCGGAGGAGGAGGTGGCGGCCCGCTACTCGGAGGAGTTCCTGACCATCTGGCGCGACGCGCGCCGCTTCCACACCGAGGGACGCCGGGACTTCGTCCGCAAGAAGGCCGACATCCCGCTCGGTGAGTACCTCGACCGGGGCGGCTACAGCCAGGCGTTCCGCACCTCGTACGTCATCCTGCTGTGCTCGGCCGTCTGGTCCATCCCCGCCGAGCTGATCTGGAAGATGCCCGCCAGCACCGCCATCGCCTTCTTCATGGGCCACGACGAGGGCGGTCTCGGCGGCCGCGAGGTGGACTGGCGCACGGTCGGCGGCGGTTCGATCTCCTACGTCCGCAAGGCGCTCGCCGCCATCGGCGCCGACATCCGCACCGGCGAGCCGGTCACCTCGATCCGCCAGGACGACGACGGTGTCATGGTCACCACGGCCAAGGGCAGTGAGCGCTTCGACCACGTCGTCGTCGGCGCCCACGCGGACGAGGCGCTCGCCATGCTCGACAACCCCACCGAGCGCCAGCGCGAGGTCCTGTCCAAGGTCCGCTACAACGGCTCCCGGGTCGTCCTGCACACCGACCCCTCGGTGATGCCGGCCGACCGTGAGCGGTGGGAGGCCTGGAACTACGGCAAGGTGCAGGTCGACGGCCAGGACCGCACATATGTCGCGTACTACATGAACAAGCTCCACGGATTCACCGCCGAGAAGGATTACTTCGTCACACTCGACTATCCGCGGGAGGTCGCCCCGGAATCGGTCATCGCCGAATTCCCCTACACGCACCCGATCATCGACGTGCCCGTCCGTGAGATGCAGAAGGACATCTACGACGTGAACATCGGAACCCGGGTCAAGCTGTGCGGTTCGTACTTCCACGCGAAGCGTCACGGTGTGGACCAGATCGGGTCCCACGAAGCCGGGTATTCCTCCGGAATGGACGTCGCTCGGCAGATCGTCGGCGAGCTCTGA
- a CDS encoding 4'-phosphopantetheinyl transferase family protein: MTRSETTHLWLLPERAVDSFADALGGTRLLTAEEQVGLDRRLTLGARRRYLGARLLCRYALTARTGRPLDHWRFTTGGHGRPEPEPAHDGVRFNLSHSAGLIACVVTRGRGCGVDVESTPASAELTAHVARRLAPAERAELFDAAPGARGALASELWVLKEAYLKGLGTGLTRDLGSFAVAHRAGDRITVRDPLGPPGADARWWFDLLRPGPGHVLAVATEHGRPGGLRRTDLADLTDPSASSGLTVFADLSYV; encoded by the coding sequence GTGACCCGGAGTGAGACGACCCATCTGTGGCTGCTGCCCGAACGGGCCGTGGACTCCTTCGCCGACGCCCTCGGCGGCACCCGGCTGCTCACCGCCGAGGAGCAGGTGGGCCTCGACCGCCGGCTCACCCTGGGCGCGCGGCGCCGTTACCTCGGCGCACGCCTGCTGTGCCGCTACGCGCTCACCGCCCGCACCGGCCGCCCGCTGGACCACTGGCGCTTCACGACCGGCGGTCACGGGCGGCCCGAGCCCGAACCGGCCCACGACGGCGTACGGTTCAACCTCTCGCACAGCGCGGGGCTCATCGCCTGCGTCGTCACCCGGGGCCGCGGCTGCGGCGTCGACGTGGAGAGCACGCCCGCCTCCGCCGAGCTGACGGCCCATGTGGCCCGGCGGCTCGCCCCGGCCGAGCGGGCGGAGCTCTTCGACGCCGCGCCCGGTGCGCGGGGGGCGCTGGCCAGCGAGCTGTGGGTGCTGAAGGAGGCGTACCTCAAGGGGCTGGGCACCGGGCTGACCCGGGACCTCGGCTCGTTCGCCGTCGCACACCGTGCGGGGGACCGCATCACCGTGCGGGACCCGCTGGGGCCGCCGGGCGCGGACGCCCGCTGGTGGTTCGACCTGCTCCGTCCCGGCCCCGGCCACGTCCTGGCGGTGGCGACGGAGCACGGCCGGCCGGGAGGCCTGCGCCGCACCGACCTGGCGGACCTGACCGACCCCTCCGCTTCCTCGGGTCTCACCGTTTTCGCCGACCTCTCGTACGTATGA
- a CDS encoding acyl-CoA dehydrogenase family protein produces MSKADLVALAAELERYLGDPYDAESRMSFARVLRGDEREEYPHSFVNQLRRFGVHEYSLPAEQGGRAGNVETGFNLMRIVARRDPTTATALVITNLAFMPVWIAGTDEQKQRLIADFKHGGGLSWGLSERDHGSDLLANETVAEKVDGGYLLTGEKWLIGNATVADKMAVFARTGKRGGPAAHSIFILDKTTAAPDTIEELPGEPLHGLRALDLSGVRLKGAFVPDEWLIGGEGQGLEIALKASQAMRAVISSLALSAVDTTLRVNLDFTENRVLFGGAVSDVPYTRRQLTEAFADLMVADAVSIGASRGLQAAPDQVSVVSSVAKYLLPTLLEKSMAELNTVLGARMFLRGQGHYSMHQKMLRDLLVTNFADGNTVVNLRNLGHQLGGLLNTITSAGPETDARAAERVEVLFGIDRELPVYEPWKQELFSRGLDDVVQAAPDGLLRLRALAAAAKGTERDRLRLAADVAEEILDRVWPLADRAAAYKTSMGRAYAQSPELFDMAKEYCLLHAAAACVHTYVHSHEVLEDPLPSGALLLLQLERLRRQLWPHELITDQSVVDEVMQVLRHLHRENRLFSHWQFPLAERADDL; encoded by the coding sequence ATGTCCAAGGCAGATCTCGTCGCCCTGGCCGCCGAACTGGAGCGGTACCTCGGCGACCCGTACGACGCCGAGAGCCGGATGTCCTTCGCCCGGGTGCTGCGCGGCGACGAGCGCGAGGAGTACCCGCACTCCTTCGTGAACCAGCTCCGCCGCTTCGGCGTCCACGAGTACTCGCTCCCCGCCGAACAGGGCGGCCGGGCCGGCAACGTGGAGACCGGGTTCAACCTGATGCGGATCGTCGCCCGCCGCGATCCCACGACCGCCACCGCACTCGTCATCACCAACCTCGCCTTCATGCCGGTCTGGATCGCGGGCACCGACGAGCAGAAGCAGCGGCTCATCGCCGACTTCAAGCACGGCGGCGGACTGTCGTGGGGACTGTCCGAGCGCGACCACGGCAGTGACCTCCTCGCCAACGAGACGGTCGCCGAGAAGGTCGACGGGGGCTACCTCCTCACCGGCGAGAAGTGGCTGATCGGCAACGCGACCGTCGCCGACAAGATGGCTGTCTTCGCCCGCACCGGCAAGCGCGGCGGCCCGGCCGCCCACTCCATCTTCATCCTGGACAAGACCACGGCCGCGCCGGACACCATCGAGGAACTGCCCGGCGAGCCCCTGCACGGGCTGCGCGCCCTCGACCTGAGCGGGGTGCGTCTGAAGGGCGCGTTCGTGCCGGACGAGTGGCTGATCGGCGGCGAGGGCCAAGGCCTGGAGATCGCGCTCAAGGCCAGCCAGGCCATGCGCGCCGTCATCAGCAGCCTCGCGCTCTCGGCCGTCGACACCACCCTGCGGGTCAACCTCGACTTCACCGAGAACCGCGTGCTGTTCGGCGGCGCCGTCAGCGACGTCCCCTACACCCGGCGCCAGCTGACGGAGGCGTTCGCCGACCTGATGGTGGCCGACGCGGTGAGCATCGGCGCCTCCCGAGGCCTCCAGGCGGCCCCGGACCAGGTCAGCGTCGTGTCCTCGGTGGCCAAGTACCTGCTCCCCACGCTGTTGGAGAAGTCCATGGCGGAGCTGAACACGGTGCTCGGCGCCCGTATGTTCCTGCGCGGGCAGGGGCACTACTCCATGCATCAGAAGATGCTGCGCGACCTGCTGGTGACCAACTTCGCCGACGGCAACACCGTGGTGAACCTGCGCAACCTCGGCCATCAGCTCGGCGGGCTGCTCAACACGATCACCAGCGCCGGCCCGGAGACCGACGCGCGGGCCGCCGAGCGCGTCGAGGTCCTCTTCGGCATCGACCGCGAACTGCCGGTCTACGAGCCGTGGAAGCAGGAGCTGTTCAGCCGGGGCCTCGACGACGTCGTGCAGGCCGCCCCCGACGGACTGCTCCGGCTGCGCGCCCTGGCCGCCGCCGCCAAGGGAACCGAGCGCGACCGGCTGCGGCTGGCCGCCGACGTGGCCGAGGAGATACTCGACCGCGTCTGGCCGCTCGCCGACCGCGCGGCCGCCTACAAGACCTCGATGGGCCGTGCCTACGCGCAGTCGCCCGAACTGTTCGACATGGCCAAGGAGTACTGCCTGCTGCACGCCGCCGCCGCGTGTGTCCACACCTATGTGCACTCGCACGAGGTGCTTGAGGACCCGCTGCCCAGCGGGGCGCTGCTCCTGCTGCAACTGGAGCGACTGCGCAGGCAGTTGTGGCCGCACGAGCTCATCACCGACCAGTCCGTCGTCGACGAGGTCATGCAGGTGCTGCGCCACCTCCACCGCGAGAACCGGCTGTTCTCGCACTGGCAGTTCCCGCTCGCGGAGCGCGCCGACGACCTGTAG
- a CDS encoding acyl-CoA dehydrogenase family protein produces the protein MRALTPEELEERLGDPADATNPYGFAAAVARDEREEFPEELCKELVRAGFHLNYLPVEWGGAFESFDRSLTLVRSAARRDVNIMPGTMFSIIAATCLQLHGSEEQRRRAAEILCGGGAVAFALTEAAHGSDLLAGEVRLSPDGVLNGEKWMVGLGRRCEAVYVVARTGERGPAAFSAVLLETADVPEGRLERVPAPRTGGMRGIDLATLRFHDTPVPAEALVGKEGEGLEAAVKAQQAVRLMSMAGSLGIADTAVRLALDFATERRVGRTVLAETPYAERELAVASTALLAADAVGLSAARGVHVVPEAFSVWALAAKHVVAEASDELIRRCGTVLATRSVLREGAPGAGLFQKLQRDSAVVRVIDASTLANLRSYAGQLPTLTEGEGRPDPAAVEKVFTLDAELPPYDPARLDMFARGADPVLAGLPQAAAVADELGEVGVLVRQLADAVAGLGELTRAARKPGADPNALVDAAERYAWLHAAACCLHLWRAGRDRSLYGAEPGDTGWLGAVLGYLLARADGVDPRRHGALLTPALDAVRALRDSGRLFTALPVRLAASHQTAR, from the coding sequence ATGAGAGCGCTGACACCCGAGGAACTGGAGGAGCGGCTCGGCGACCCCGCCGACGCGACCAACCCGTACGGCTTCGCGGCCGCCGTCGCGCGCGACGAGCGGGAGGAGTTCCCCGAGGAGCTCTGCAAGGAGCTGGTCCGCGCCGGGTTCCACCTCAACTACCTGCCCGTGGAGTGGGGCGGCGCCTTCGAGTCCTTCGACCGCAGCCTCACCCTGGTCCGCTCGGCCGCCCGCCGGGACGTCAACATCATGCCCGGCACGATGTTCAGCATCATCGCCGCCACCTGTCTGCAGCTCCACGGCAGCGAGGAGCAGCGGCGGCGGGCCGCCGAGATCCTGTGCGGCGGCGGCGCGGTGGCCTTCGCCCTCACCGAGGCCGCGCACGGCAGCGATCTGCTCGCGGGCGAGGTACGCCTCAGCCCGGACGGGGTGCTGAACGGCGAGAAGTGGATGGTCGGCCTCGGCCGGCGCTGCGAGGCGGTCTACGTGGTCGCCCGCACCGGTGAGCGCGGCCCGGCCGCCTTCTCGGCGGTGCTGCTGGAGACCGCGGACGTGCCCGAGGGGCGGCTGGAGCGGGTACCCGCGCCGCGCACGGGCGGAATGCGGGGCATCGACCTCGCGACCCTGCGCTTCCACGACACCCCGGTTCCGGCCGAGGCGCTGGTCGGCAAGGAGGGCGAAGGCCTGGAGGCCGCCGTCAAGGCCCAGCAGGCCGTACGGCTGATGAGCATGGCCGGCAGCCTGGGCATCGCCGACACCGCCGTACGCCTCGCCCTGGACTTCGCCACCGAACGGCGTGTCGGCCGTACGGTGCTCGCCGAAACCCCCTACGCCGAACGGGAGCTGGCCGTCGCCTCGACGGCGCTGCTCGCGGCCGACGCGGTGGGGCTGAGCGCCGCGCGGGGCGTGCATGTGGTGCCGGAGGCGTTCAGTGTGTGGGCGCTCGCCGCCAAGCACGTGGTCGCGGAGGCCTCCGACGAACTGATCCGGCGCTGCGGCACGGTCCTCGCCACCCGCTCGGTGCTGCGCGAGGGCGCCCCGGGTGCCGGGCTGTTCCAGAAGCTCCAGCGCGACTCGGCGGTGGTCCGCGTGATCGACGCCAGTACGCTCGCCAACCTCCGCTCGTACGCGGGCCAGCTGCCGACCCTCACCGAGGGCGAGGGCCGTCCCGACCCGGCCGCCGTGGAGAAGGTGTTCACCCTCGACGCCGAGCTGCCGCCGTACGATCCCGCCCGGCTCGACATGTTCGCCCGCGGGGCCGACCCGGTCCTCGCCGGCCTCCCGCAGGCCGCGGCCGTCGCCGACGAGCTCGGTGAGGTCGGCGTCCTCGTACGACAGCTGGCCGACGCGGTGGCCGGGCTGGGGGAGCTGACCCGGGCCGCGCGAAAGCCCGGCGCCGACCCGAACGCGCTGGTCGACGCCGCCGAGCGGTACGCGTGGCTGCACGCCGCCGCGTGCTGCCTCCACCTGTGGCGCGCGGGCCGCGACCGCTCCCTGTACGGCGCCGAACCGGGCGACACGGGCTGGCTCGGAGCCGTGCTCGGCTACCTGCTGGCCCGCGCCGACGGCGTGGACCCCCGCCGCCACGGGGCCCTGCTGACGCCCGCGCTCGACGCCGTCCGCGCACTGCGGGACTCGGGCCGACTGTTCACCGCCCTGCCCGTACGCCTGGCCGCCTCTCATCAGACAGCCCGTTAG
- a CDS encoding PfaD family polyunsaturated fatty acid/polyketide biosynthesis protein: protein MDIRDTPLRWYGERYPSTDPAGIYHVLADLDQPCFITVTPEGIGAVSGGFAAAEGDGLPLLAAAQPLPPERLGSAAFRAAHGVAQPYMAGAMAGGIASADMVIALAREGFLASFGAAGLLPEHIERALARFATEIPGLPYAVNLIHSPSEDRLEREAVELFLRHGVRCVEASAYMGLTPHVVRYRLAGLRRDPDGRVVAENRLIAKVSRAETAERFMRPAPSTLVSALLEQGLITADQAALAHHVPLADDITVEADSGGHTDRRPLPALLPTILRLRDTVQREFRYAVPVRVGAGGGLGTPAAVAAAFAMGAAYVVTGSVNQSCLESGASAKAKAMLAEAGIADCEMAPAADMFEMGVELQVLKKGTFFPMRAKRLYELYQTCDGLEAIPPADRAKLEQQVFKRSLEDIWQDCVTYFSRRDPEQLERAAGNPKRRMALVFRWYLGMSSRWAVVGDEDRAMDYQVWCGPAMGSFNDWVTGSYLKTPGNRRVADVAHHLMRGAAFHTRLAQLRTAGVHIPPSAADYRPVPMESPAPGSSVGLR from the coding sequence ATGGACATTCGCGACACCCCTCTCCGGTGGTACGGAGAGCGGTACCCCAGCACGGACCCCGCCGGCATCTACCACGTGCTGGCCGACCTGGACCAGCCCTGCTTCATCACGGTCACCCCCGAGGGCATCGGCGCGGTCTCCGGAGGCTTCGCCGCCGCCGAGGGCGACGGCCTGCCGCTGCTCGCCGCCGCCCAGCCGCTGCCCCCGGAGCGCCTCGGCTCGGCCGCCTTCCGCGCCGCGCACGGCGTCGCCCAGCCCTACATGGCCGGGGCCATGGCCGGCGGGATCGCCTCCGCCGACATGGTCATCGCCCTGGCGAGGGAGGGCTTCCTCGCCTCCTTCGGCGCGGCCGGCCTGCTGCCCGAGCACATCGAGCGGGCGCTGGCCCGGTTCGCCACCGAGATCCCCGGCCTGCCGTACGCCGTCAACCTGATCCACAGTCCCAGCGAGGACCGGCTGGAGCGGGAGGCCGTCGAGCTGTTCCTGCGGCACGGTGTGCGCTGCGTGGAGGCGTCCGCGTACATGGGCCTCACCCCGCACGTCGTGCGCTACCGGCTGGCCGGGCTGCGCCGGGACCCCGACGGCCGTGTGGTCGCCGAGAACCGGCTCATCGCCAAGGTCTCCCGGGCCGAGACCGCCGAGCGGTTCATGCGCCCCGCCCCGTCCACCCTGGTCAGCGCCCTCCTCGAACAGGGCCTGATCACCGCCGACCAGGCCGCGCTCGCCCACCACGTGCCGCTCGCCGACGACATCACCGTGGAGGCCGACTCCGGCGGCCACACCGACCGGCGCCCGCTGCCCGCGCTGCTGCCGACCATCCTGCGGCTGCGCGACACCGTGCAGCGGGAGTTCCGCTACGCCGTGCCGGTGCGAGTGGGCGCGGGCGGCGGGCTCGGCACCCCGGCCGCGGTGGCCGCGGCCTTCGCGATGGGCGCCGCGTACGTGGTCACCGGCTCGGTCAACCAGTCCTGCCTGGAGTCCGGCGCCTCCGCCAAGGCGAAGGCCATGCTCGCCGAGGCGGGCATCGCCGACTGCGAGATGGCCCCGGCCGCCGACATGTTCGAGATGGGCGTGGAACTCCAGGTCCTGAAGAAGGGCACGTTCTTCCCGATGCGGGCCAAGCGCCTGTACGAGCTCTACCAGACGTGCGACGGCCTGGAGGCGATCCCGCCGGCCGACCGGGCCAAGCTGGAGCAGCAGGTCTTCAAGCGGTCCCTGGAGGACATCTGGCAGGACTGCGTCACCTACTTCAGCCGCCGCGACCCGGAACAGCTCGAACGCGCCGCGGGCAACCCGAAGCGCCGGATGGCGCTGGTCTTCCGCTGGTACCTGGGCATGTCGTCACGCTGGGCGGTCGTCGGCGACGAGGACCGCGCGATGGACTACCAGGTCTGGTGCGGCCCGGCGATGGGCAGCTTCAACGACTGGGTGACCGGCAGCTACCTCAAGACGCCGGGCAACCGCCGGGTCGCCGACGTGGCCCACCACCTGATGCGCGGCGCCGCCTTCCACACCCGGCTGGCCCAGCTGCGGACCGCGGGCGTGCACATCCCGCCGTCCGCCGCCGACTACCGGCCCGTTCCGATGGAGAGCCCGGCCCCCGGATCCTCGGTGGGGCTGCGATGA